A genomic window from Sulfurospirillum multivorans DSM 12446 includes:
- a CDS encoding peptide-binding protein, with product MKTLLILLFFFTCNALASTLHLSISANPSRLNPILSTDSSSSTVAKWIFNALVTYDKDANIVPELAQSYTFVDDTTLIFKLREDVKWSDGAPFSAKDVLFTYETITSPKIFTPYASSFMHILHVKMLDEFTVEVKYKYPYFKALDVWMMEILPEHLLKNEADLMTSKFNQNPRGTGPYTLSQFNISKDIVLAANPSYFIHKPNIDTMIFHYLPDPSSEFLMLKSHQLDVGTLSPLQLERQIDENFRKHYTLYEEISHTFSYMGFNLKSEKFKDPRVREALSLAIDRQELVDILYFGHGKVCTGPFLPGTGAFNADVKAPKPDLSKAKALLKEAGYDENNPFEFELTTSANRTTAAQVLQYQLQKAGIVMKLRAVEWQAFLNTVIFPRKFDAVLIAWNLAIKPDAYTIWHSESIRKGGFNFIGYENAEVDRLIKEAEKIVDQEKFDALYQEIFAKIVADNPYLFLVIPNEITAVNKEITPVTTSIIGVSHNLIDWIKP from the coding sequence ATGAAAACACTTTTAATCCTCCTTTTTTTCTTTACATGTAATGCTCTAGCCAGCACGCTGCATCTGTCTATCTCCGCCAATCCAAGCAGGCTCAATCCTATTCTTTCAACCGATTCGTCTAGCTCAACGGTCGCAAAATGGATTTTTAACGCCTTAGTAACGTATGACAAAGATGCGAATATTGTGCCTGAACTGGCGCAGAGTTACACATTTGTGGATGATACGACACTGATTTTTAAGCTGAGAGAAGACGTGAAATGGAGCGATGGTGCACCTTTTAGTGCGAAAGATGTGCTCTTTACCTACGAGACGATCACCTCTCCTAAGATCTTTACGCCGTACGCTTCAAGCTTCATGCACATTTTACATGTAAAGATGCTGGATGAATTTACCGTAGAAGTGAAGTACAAATACCCGTACTTTAAAGCGCTCGATGTGTGGATGATGGAGATATTGCCAGAGCATCTGCTTAAAAATGAAGCCGATTTGATGACAAGCAAATTCAACCAAAATCCAAGGGGCACGGGACCTTATACGCTGAGCCAATTTAACATCTCCAAAGACATCGTTTTAGCGGCAAATCCAAGCTATTTTATTCATAAGCCAAATATCGATACGATGATTTTTCACTACCTTCCTGATCCATCTTCAGAGTTTTTGATGCTCAAATCGCATCAGCTTGATGTGGGAACACTGAGTCCTTTGCAGTTAGAGCGCCAAATTGATGAGAATTTTCGCAAACATTACACTCTGTATGAAGAGATTTCGCACACTTTTTCGTATATGGGTTTTAACCTTAAATCTGAAAAATTTAAAGACCCGAGGGTTCGAGAAGCGCTCTCGTTAGCCATTGATCGCCAAGAGTTGGTTGATATTTTGTATTTTGGTCATGGCAAAGTTTGCACGGGTCCTTTTTTGCCGGGAACGGGTGCCTTTAACGCGGATGTTAAAGCGCCAAAACCGGATCTTTCAAAAGCCAAAGCGCTTTTGAAAGAGGCAGGCTATGATGAAAACAATCCCTTTGAGTTTGAACTCACCACCAGTGCGAACCGCACGACTGCGGCACAAGTGTTGCAGTACCAGTTGCAAAAAGCGGGCATCGTGATGAAACTTCGCGCCGTAGAGTGGCAAGCTTTTTTAAATACCGTTATTTTCCCCCGCAAATTTGACGCCGTTTTGATCGCATGGAATTTAGCCATTAAACCCGATGCGTATACGATTTGGCACAGTGAATCCATACGCAAAGGTGGGTTTAATTTTATTGGGTATGAAAATGCTGAGGTAGATCGGTTGATCAAAGAGGCGGAGAAAATTGTGGATCAAGAAAAATTTGATGCACTCTATCAAGAAATTTTTGCAAAAATTGTTGCGGATAATCCTTACCTTTTTTTAGTAATCCCCAATGAAATTACAGCCGTCAATAAAGAGATAACTCCTGTCACAACCTCTATAATTGGGGTCTCACACAACCTTATTGATTGGATTAAACCGTAA
- the purT gene encoding formate-dependent phosphoribosylglycinamide formyltransferase produces MHFTTPLKSNSTKIMLIGSGELGKEVVIEATRLGIETVAVDSYPQAPAHLVANRSYVINMKNKEELLEVIRLEKPTFILPEVEALSIEALIEAEKEGFCVIPNADAVKKTMNRKNIREFAAEQLGLKTSGYVFVKTLEELKNATKKLGIPCVVKPVMSSSGHGQSVIRSAEDIQKSWEIAKEARGDASELIVEAFVPFDYEITLLTVRNGKETVFCEPIGHIQENGDYVLSWQPVPMKPEVLAKAQVMAKAVTDGLGGRGLFGVEFFVKDDEVYFSELSPRPHDTGMVTMITQSQSEFALHVRAVLGLPLDFTFYGSGASGAFKSMNEEHVPTLTIPESAFSKNSYVRIFGKPVSHVGRRMAVALVLDEVEAAKKRAKEIVASMVG; encoded by the coding sequence ATGCACTTTACAACTCCCCTTAAAAGCAACAGCACCAAAATCATGCTCATTGGCAGTGGCGAACTGGGTAAAGAGGTCGTCATCGAAGCAACGCGTCTTGGCATTGAAACCGTAGCGGTGGATTCGTATCCACAGGCACCCGCACACCTTGTGGCAAATCGAAGTTATGTGATCAATATGAAAAATAAAGAGGAACTTTTGGAGGTCATTCGTCTCGAAAAGCCGACGTTCATCTTGCCTGAGGTTGAAGCACTCAGCATTGAAGCGCTTATTGAGGCGGAGAAAGAGGGCTTTTGTGTGATTCCCAATGCGGACGCCGTGAAAAAGACGATGAATCGTAAAAACATTCGTGAGTTTGCTGCCGAGCAACTAGGACTTAAAACCAGTGGATATGTCTTTGTTAAAACGCTTGAAGAGCTGAAAAATGCGACCAAAAAGCTTGGCATTCCTTGCGTGGTTAAGCCTGTTATGAGTTCATCTGGGCATGGGCAGAGTGTGATACGCAGTGCTGAAGACATCCAAAAATCATGGGAGATCGCCAAAGAAGCCAGAGGCGATGCGAGCGAGCTGATCGTTGAGGCGTTTGTGCCGTTTGACTATGAGATCACGCTTTTGACGGTGCGCAATGGCAAAGAGACGGTTTTTTGTGAGCCGATTGGGCATATTCAAGAAAATGGTGACTATGTTCTCAGTTGGCAACCTGTTCCTATGAAGCCTGAAGTGTTAGCCAAAGCGCAAGTGATGGCAAAAGCAGTGACCGATGGTTTGGGCGGTCGTGGACTTTTTGGTGTCGAATTTTTTGTCAAAGACGATGAAGTGTACTTTAGTGAGCTCAGTCCTCGTCCACACGACACGGGAATGGTCACGATGATCACGCAAAGCCAGAGCGAATTTGCTTTACATGTAAGAGCAGTTTTGGGTTTACCGCTTGATTTTACCTTTTACGGTTCAGGGGCAAGTGGGGCATTTAAAAGCATGAATGAAGAGCATGTGCCAACACTGACCATACCTGAGAGTGCTTTTTCTAAGAATTCGTATGTGCGTATTTTTGGAAAACCTGTGAGTCATGTGGGGCGTAGAATGGCTGTGGCGCTTGTTTTAGATGAAGTGGAAGCGGCGAAAAAACGAGCGAAAGAGATCGTCGCATCAATGGTCGGTTAA
- a CDS encoding helix-turn-helix domain-containing protein: protein MNIQPIKTEMDYEKALERVDVLMEMNPEIGTPQSDELEILALLIEKYEEKYWAIATPDPIEAIKYRMEELGLKQKDLVPMIGSKSKVSEVLNRKIGLSLSMIAQLSARLHIPLEVLVPKVLV from the coding sequence ATGAACATTCAACCTATAAAAACCGAAATGGATTATGAAAAAGCACTTGAGCGTGTTGATGTTTTGATGGAAATGAATCCCGAAATAGGAACACCACAGAGTGATGAGCTTGAAATCTTAGCCCTCTTAATCGAAAAATACGAAGAAAAATACTGGGCAATCGCCACACCAGACCCCATCGAAGCCATCAAATACCGCATGGAAGAGTTGGGACTTAAACAAAAAGATTTGGTTCCGATGATTGGGAGTAAAAGCAAAGTCTCTGAAGTGTTGAACCGAAAAATTGGACTCTCTTTATCAATGATAGCGCAACTCTCAGCACGACTTCATATTCCGCTAGAAGTCTTAGTACCTAAGGTTTTAGTCTAA
- a CDS encoding GNAT family N-acetyltransferase, with amino-acid sequence MQLSIATQNDIDDVLELHSNYQIDTISPEDKKDGFVTTSFTKEQLTQLINEEHALFIARKNGTVVAYVMCGSWKFCSIWPIFTQMIHDLPNLSYLGQTITTENSYQYGPVCIDKSVRGSGALETIFDFAREEMSKRYPILVTFINKVNQRSFKAHSRLGLEVIAEFSFNNNHYYELVYDTSKTLR; translated from the coding sequence ATGCAGCTAAGCATTGCAACACAAAATGACATCGATGACGTGTTAGAACTTCATAGCAATTACCAAATAGACACGATCAGCCCTGAAGATAAAAAAGATGGCTTTGTGACCACGTCATTTACCAAAGAGCAACTCACCCAACTTATCAACGAAGAGCACGCCTTATTTATCGCGCGTAAAAATGGCACGGTCGTTGCATATGTTATGTGCGGTTCGTGGAAATTTTGCTCTATTTGGCCTATTTTCACCCAGATGATTCACGACCTTCCCAATCTCAGCTATCTTGGACAAACGATCACGACCGAAAACTCGTACCAATACGGTCCTGTTTGCATCGATAAAAGTGTGCGTGGCAGTGGTGCGCTTGAAACGATTTTTGATTTTGCACGAGAAGAGATGAGCAAACGCTACCCTATTTTGGTGACCTTCATCAACAAAGTTAACCAACGCTCGTTTAAAGCACATTCAAGGCTCGGACTTGAAGTTATCGCAGAGTTTTCGTTCAATAACAATCACTACTACGAATTGGTCTACGATACTTCCAAAACATTACGGTGA
- a CDS encoding MmcQ/YjbR family DNA-binding protein — translation MTTKIAVDANEMTFEILSNYCLSHMGSIKEYPFDETTAVYKVGNKIFALIDEASRPPRINVKCDPFYARELREMYTSVIAGYHMNKKHWNTIICEGEVDDASIFEWIDDSYDLVFGSLSKKAQNQIYSS, via the coding sequence ATGACCACGAAAATAGCTGTGGATGCAAATGAAATGACCTTTGAAATCCTCAGCAACTACTGCCTTAGCCACATGGGTTCGATTAAAGAGTACCCGTTTGATGAAACGACCGCCGTGTATAAAGTCGGCAATAAAATCTTCGCCCTCATCGATGAAGCAAGCCGTCCTCCTCGCATCAATGTCAAATGCGATCCCTTTTATGCTCGAGAATTGCGCGAAATGTACACCAGTGTCATCGCAGGCTATCACATGAACAAAAAACATTGGAATACGATCATCTGCGAAGGTGAAGTGGACGATGCATCGATCTTTGAGTGGATCGATGACTCCTACGACCTTGTGTTTGGCTCGCTCTCTAAAAAAGCCCAAAACCAGATTTACAGTTCATAG
- a CDS encoding DNA-3-methyladenine glycosylase I: MAPNLSRCGWVKLSDPTYVAYHDEEWGKPLHDERALFELFCLETQSAGLSWLTVLKKRDGYRNAFASFVLEKVAHFGEMDIERILNEGEVIKSRPKIEAIITNAKLFQAIIQEFGSINTYLWNYVDGKTIVNDVPDYKTAACTSPISDALTKDLKKRGFKFVGSTTIYAFMQACGMVNDHENSCGCK; this comes from the coding sequence ATGGCTCCAAATCTTTCACGCTGTGGCTGGGTCAAACTGAGCGATCCAACGTACGTGGCGTACCACGATGAAGAGTGGGGAAAACCGCTGCATGATGAGCGCGCCCTTTTTGAACTTTTTTGTTTAGAGACCCAATCTGCTGGGCTTAGTTGGCTCACCGTTCTTAAAAAACGTGACGGCTACCGCAATGCCTTTGCCAGTTTTGTCCTTGAAAAAGTGGCGCATTTTGGTGAAATGGATATAGAACGCATTTTAAATGAAGGTGAAGTGATCAAAAGTCGCCCAAAGATCGAAGCGATCATCACCAATGCCAAACTGTTTCAAGCCATCATTCAAGAATTTGGCTCGATTAACACCTATTTGTGGAATTACGTGGATGGCAAAACGATTGTCAACGATGTGCCTGATTACAAAACGGCGGCGTGTACCTCACCCATCTCCGACGCCCTGACCAAAGATCTGAAAAAACGAGGTTTCAAGTTTGTAGGCTCAACCACGATTTACGCCTTTATGCAAGCGTGTGGCATGGTCAATGACCACGAAAATAGCTGTGGATGCAAATGA
- a CDS encoding DUF523 domain-containing protein, whose protein sequence is MSKRKILISACLIGENVKYDGGNNALHVKVLEQWREEGVLVSLCPEVLGGLNVPRPACEVLEGTTTVLCKSGEDVSEEFAKGAKESLRIAQEEGVCMAILKARSPSCGKEIIYDGTFTSTRVKDSGITCKLLQESGITVFSEEELFLAEAFWRQKGE, encoded by the coding sequence ATGAGTAAGCGAAAAATCCTCATCAGTGCCTGTTTGATCGGTGAAAATGTCAAATACGATGGCGGCAATAATGCTTTACATGTAAAGGTTTTGGAGCAGTGGAGAGAAGAGGGTGTTTTGGTCTCACTCTGCCCTGAAGTGCTCGGAGGACTCAATGTGCCACGTCCTGCGTGTGAAGTGTTGGAAGGAACGACCACGGTCTTGTGCAAGAGCGGTGAAGATGTGAGCGAAGAATTTGCCAAAGGCGCCAAAGAGAGCCTGCGCATTGCCCAAGAAGAGGGTGTGTGCATGGCGATTTTAAAAGCCAGAAGCCCCTCATGTGGCAAAGAGATCATCTATGATGGTACGTTTACAAGTACGCGTGTGAAGGATTCGGGCATTACATGTAAGCTTTTGCAAGAGAGTGGCATTACGGTGTTTAGCGAAGAGGAGCTCTTCTTAGCAGAAGCGTTTTGGAGGCAAAAAGGGGAGTGA
- a CDS encoding iron-containing alcohol dehydrogenase gives MVDFTYHNPTKIEFGKDKENLIGTAIANDGITKVLLCYGSERIKSDGLYKKVTDSFSEKGIEWVELSGIVSNPVLSKVHEGIAIAKEEKVQAVLSIGGGSVLDSAKSIAAGALYHSDVWDFFIGKSVIEKALPVYAIMTLAATGSEMNGFAVVTNDTIQQKYNIASIHVYPRLSILNPKLTKSVPKNYLAYSAVDIIAHVIEGYLTASVQPHFQSRMVEGIIQTVMETTEILLQNPDDYNARAEFTWAATQALNGVTTAGTNPTLFPNHMIEHSLSALFNIAHGAGLAIVIPAWMTWFHTQNPAQFKRFAQKIFGENSAEEGIIALKSWFAKIGAPVSLKEAGISADAIPAIATNVFLAAQRQGASEVYTQEIIETILHNA, from the coding sequence ATGGTTGATTTTACCTATCACAACCCGACAAAAATCGAATTTGGAAAAGACAAAGAGAACCTCATCGGCACAGCTATTGCCAACGATGGCATTACCAAAGTGTTGCTCTGCTACGGCAGTGAGCGCATCAAAAGCGATGGACTTTATAAGAAAGTGACCGACAGTTTCAGCGAAAAAGGCATTGAATGGGTCGAACTCTCAGGCATCGTGAGCAATCCTGTGCTTTCAAAAGTGCATGAAGGCATCGCCATCGCCAAAGAAGAAAAGGTACAAGCCGTACTTTCCATCGGTGGCGGCTCTGTTTTAGACAGTGCCAAAAGTATCGCGGCGGGTGCGTTATACCATAGCGACGTTTGGGACTTTTTCATCGGCAAATCTGTCATTGAAAAAGCGCTCCCCGTGTATGCCATCATGACCCTTGCCGCAACGGGAAGTGAGATGAACGGCTTTGCTGTCGTCACAAACGATACGATACAACAAAAGTACAACATCGCCTCCATTCACGTCTACCCAAGACTCTCCATTCTCAACCCCAAACTGACCAAAAGTGTGCCTAAAAATTACCTCGCGTATTCGGCGGTTGACATCATCGCGCATGTGATTGAGGGCTATTTAACGGCGAGCGTTCAACCCCATTTTCAATCGCGCATGGTTGAGGGGATCATTCAAACGGTGATGGAGACGACGGAGATTTTGCTTCAAAATCCTGACGATTACAACGCAAGAGCTGAGTTTACCTGGGCGGCAACCCAAGCACTCAATGGTGTGACGACAGCGGGCACCAACCCAACGCTCTTTCCAAACCATATGATCGAACATTCGCTCTCAGCACTCTTCAACATCGCGCATGGAGCAGGTTTAGCGATTGTTATTCCTGCATGGATGACATGGTTTCACACGCAAAATCCTGCACAGTTCAAACGTTTTGCGCAAAAGATTTTTGGGGAAAATAGTGCCGAAGAAGGCATCATCGCACTTAAAAGCTGGTTTGCTAAAATTGGTGCACCCGTGAGTTTAAAAGAGGCAGGCATTAGTGCCGATGCCATTCCAGCCATTGCCACCAACGTCTTTTTAGCGGCGCAGAGACAAGGCGCAAGTGAGGTTTACACCCAAGAAATCATCGAAACGATTTTACATAACGCGTAA
- a CDS encoding DUF4197 domain-containing protein — protein MLPKSLILIAPLMLCAATFQDALNSAINTTSSTQKSTPTNSLTSQSSATSGVKEALSLGAQQAISLLGKEGGFLNNSAVKIPLPASLKPVATAAEKLGGKRYVDDFSKSMNTAATKAIPKTASILSDTISSMSVEDANAIVKGSNTAATDYFKTKSGTKLLSAIMPIIKESISENQVMSSYQSLKGFAGESSVISGVSNNALVGQASSIAKGFGLGDAVPSGDESIEDYIGRKTLDGLFYMIAEKEKALRSNPLSSGNAIIQQVFGK, from the coding sequence ATGTTACCCAAAAGCCTTATACTTATAGCGCCCCTTATGCTGTGCGCAGCCACCTTTCAAGATGCGCTTAATTCTGCCATCAACACCACATCCTCCACTCAAAAGAGTACACCAACCAATAGCTTAACCTCTCAAAGCAGTGCCACATCAGGAGTCAAAGAGGCACTCAGCCTTGGCGCACAGCAAGCCATTTCCCTCTTGGGAAAAGAGGGTGGATTTTTAAACAACAGCGCGGTGAAGATCCCACTGCCCGCATCGTTAAAACCTGTCGCAACGGCGGCTGAAAAATTAGGCGGTAAACGCTATGTGGATGATTTTAGTAAGTCAATGAACACAGCGGCAACCAAAGCCATTCCCAAAACAGCTTCGATCCTCAGCGATACGATTTCAAGCATGAGTGTTGAAGATGCGAATGCCATTGTCAAAGGAAGCAACACCGCAGCAACGGATTATTTTAAAACAAAATCGGGTACTAAACTGCTCAGTGCCATTATGCCGATCATCAAAGAGAGCATCAGTGAAAACCAAGTCATGAGCTCCTACCAAAGCCTTAAAGGGTTTGCAGGGGAAAGTAGTGTGATATCAGGCGTTTCAAACAATGCGCTAGTTGGACAAGCCTCATCGATTGCAAAAGGGTTTGGGCTGGGCGATGCTGTTCCAAGTGGTGATGAGAGTATTGAAGATTATATTGGTCGAAAAACGCTCGATGGTCTTTTTTATATGATTGCAGAGAAAGAAAAAGCACTTCGTAGCAATCCACTCTCTAGTGGAAACGCTATCATTCAGCAAGTCTTTGGAAAATAA
- a CDS encoding chloride channel protein translates to MNKHVVEQTVIFFSVSKWLFLSSAVGIMIGGLMSVFLNILSTAEQTRSLLPFPFYFTLPFALMLTTWIVRTFDQNATGHGTEKVIEAVHKRDGYINAKVIPVKLVATVLTIFSGGSVGKEGPGAQIGAGAASFVATLLKFSKSDRKKLVICGISAGFASVFGTPIAGAIFGIEVLIIGVIMYDVLLPSFIAGFAAFTTAQFLGVTYHYYDINMYRAFNLDFGLIGQVVMAGVFFGIVSDLFITAVNKIETGIRTIPYNRYLKAFVAGLVMVIISYFLSESYLGLGLGTIRDALSPSTLISDNVHWYDFILKTIFTAITLGSGGSGGIITPVFYVGATSGVVFGHLTGDHIALFAALGFVSVLAGTTNSPIASIIMAVELFGVHMANYAALSVVIAFLITGHRSVFQSQKLALNKADNITIGKGNDLDDTSISIDMKDIDKVKRLRNRLRYKRLRWQVKNAKDDFE, encoded by the coding sequence ATGAATAAACATGTTGTTGAACAGACGGTGATCTTCTTTAGCGTTTCCAAATGGTTGTTTCTCTCCTCAGCCGTTGGTATTATGATAGGCGGGCTGATGTCCGTCTTTCTTAACATCCTCTCTACAGCCGAGCAGACGCGGAGTTTGCTCCCTTTTCCCTTCTATTTTACCCTCCCTTTTGCGTTGATGCTCACAACATGGATCGTGCGAACGTTTGATCAAAACGCGACGGGACATGGCACGGAAAAAGTCATCGAAGCGGTGCATAAGCGTGATGGTTACATCAATGCCAAAGTAATTCCTGTCAAACTGGTCGCAACGGTACTGACGATCTTTTCAGGCGGTTCGGTGGGAAAAGAGGGCCCTGGTGCGCAAATCGGTGCGGGGGCGGCTTCATTTGTGGCAACCCTGCTGAAATTTTCCAAGTCGGATCGTAAAAAACTGGTCATTTGCGGTATCAGCGCAGGGTTTGCTTCAGTGTTTGGTACGCCCATTGCAGGGGCTATTTTTGGAATTGAAGTGCTTATTATTGGCGTGATTATGTATGATGTTTTGCTTCCTTCGTTCATTGCAGGATTTGCCGCATTTACGACCGCGCAGTTTTTGGGCGTGACGTATCACTATTATGACATCAACATGTACCGCGCGTTTAACTTGGATTTTGGATTGATTGGGCAAGTTGTTATGGCGGGAGTTTTCTTTGGTATTGTCTCTGACCTGTTTATTACCGCGGTCAATAAAATAGAAACGGGGATCCGAACGATTCCGTATAACCGCTATTTAAAAGCCTTTGTTGCGGGTTTGGTGATGGTCATTATCTCCTATTTTCTCTCCGAAAGTTATCTAGGTCTTGGGCTTGGCACGATTCGCGATGCCCTTAGCCCAAGTACGCTCATTTCCGACAACGTCCACTGGTACGACTTCATTCTGAAAACTATTTTTACCGCGATAACACTGGGGTCGGGCGGCAGTGGCGGTATTATCACGCCTGTTTTTTACGTTGGGGCGACGAGTGGCGTTGTTTTTGGGCATCTAACGGGCGATCACATCGCACTTTTTGCAGCACTGGGGTTTGTGAGTGTTCTGGCGGGTACAACCAACTCTCCCATCGCTTCCATCATCATGGCGGTGGAGCTTTTTGGTGTACATATGGCAAACTATGCGGCACTCAGCGTGGTGATTGCCTTTTTAATTACGGGGCATCGCAGTGTCTTTCAGTCTCAAAAATTGGCATTGAACAAGGCGGACAATATCACGATTGGTAAAGGAAATGACCTTGATGATACTTCCATCAGCATCGATATGAAAGATATTGATAAAGTCAAACGCCTTCGCAATCGTTTGCGGTATAAGCGGCTTCGATGGCAAGTAAAAAATGCAAAGGATGATTTTGAATGA
- a CDS encoding OmpA family protein, which produces MKKTLFSLAALASLAFAAPTAYNYEVTPTIGGVYPEGNLDLKEQLTYGLRFGINLDNTIFDQFELGYDRSDNIDYKAGRNDSTDFNRYYGNLVKEYKMTPDTALYALVGIGYEDLSNEQLQNRDSMFAQYGGGVKYWLTDSFALKAEVRHAIKFHGGDNNLFYSLGFTIPFDAKSAPVAAAAKPEPKPAPVVAAPKDSDNDGVYDDKDKCSNTPKGTVVDADGCTKIIRLHVTFDFDKSTVKQEFMPEIQKVADFMKVNPGYSVVLEGHTDSKGSDAYNQKLSDQRAKAVAKALGNLGVAAAKVTTEAYGESKPVATNDTEAGRSENRRVDAIFKK; this is translated from the coding sequence ATGAAAAAAACATTGTTTTCATTGGCGGCATTAGCATCTTTGGCATTTGCAGCACCAACTGCATACAATTACGAGGTAACACCAACCATCGGTGGTGTTTATCCAGAAGGTAATCTTGATCTTAAAGAACAATTAACCTATGGTTTGAGATTTGGTATCAATCTTGATAACACTATCTTTGATCAATTCGAGCTTGGTTATGACAGATCTGACAATATTGATTATAAAGCGGGCAGAAATGACAGTACCGACTTTAACCGTTACTATGGTAACTTAGTTAAAGAGTACAAAATGACTCCAGATACTGCATTGTATGCATTAGTAGGTATTGGTTACGAAGATCTCAGCAATGAGCAACTTCAAAACAGAGACAGTATGTTTGCACAATACGGCGGTGGTGTAAAATATTGGCTAACAGATAGTTTTGCTCTTAAAGCAGAAGTTCGTCATGCGATTAAATTCCACGGTGGGGACAATAACTTGTTCTACAGCCTTGGCTTTACCATTCCTTTCGATGCAAAATCAGCGCCTGTTGCAGCAGCGGCAAAACCTGAGCCAAAACCAGCTCCGGTTGTAGCAGCACCTAAAGACAGCGATAACGATGGTGTCTATGATGATAAAGACAAATGTTCTAATACTCCAAAAGGTACCGTTGTTGATGCCGATGGTTGTACTAAAATCATTCGTTTACATGTAACATTTGATTTTGATAAATCAACTGTAAAACAAGAGTTTATGCCTGAGATTCAAAAAGTAGCAGACTTTATGAAAGTAAACCCAGGTTACAGTGTTGTTCTTGAGGGTCATACTGACTCTAAAGGTAGCGACGCTTACAACCAAAAACTTTCTGATCAACGTGCAAAAGCAGTTGCAAAAGCCCTTGGAAACCTTGGCGTTGCAGCAGCTAAAGTAACTACAGAAGCGTATGGTGAGAGCAAACCAGTTGCAACCAATGACACTGAAGCAGGTCGTTCTGAAAACAGAAGAGTTGACGCAATTTTCAAAAAATAG